The Klebsiella sp. RHBSTW-00484 genome includes a window with the following:
- the nadK gene encoding NAD(+) kinase, with protein MKNHFKCIGIVGHPRHPTALTTHEMLWRWLSSKGYEVLVEQQIAHELQLSNVKTGTLAEIGQQADLAVVVGGDGNMLGAARTLARYDINVIGINRGNLGFLTDLDPDNALQQLADVLEGHYIAEKRFLLEAQVCQQDCQKRISTAINEVVLHPGKVAHMIEFEVYIDEVFAFSQRSDGLIISTPTGSTAYSLSAGGPILTPSLDAITLVPMFPHTLSARPLVINGDSTIRLRFSQRCSDLEISCDSQIALPIQDGEDVLIRRCDYHLNLIHPKDYSYFNTLSTKLGWSKKLF; from the coding sequence ATGAAGAACCACTTCAAGTGTATAGGCATTGTGGGGCATCCTCGTCACCCAACCGCGCTGACCACACATGAAATGCTCTGGCGCTGGCTGTCCAGCAAAGGTTATGAAGTGCTGGTTGAGCAGCAAATTGCTCATGAACTACAGCTTAGCAACGTTAAGACCGGGACACTGGCGGAAATAGGACAGCAGGCTGATCTCGCCGTTGTCGTTGGCGGCGACGGCAATATGCTCGGCGCTGCGCGCACCCTGGCGCGCTACGACATTAACGTTATTGGGATTAACCGCGGTAATCTCGGATTTCTCACTGACCTCGACCCGGATAATGCGCTACAGCAACTTGCTGATGTTCTCGAAGGCCACTATATCGCCGAAAAACGCTTCTTATTAGAAGCACAGGTGTGCCAGCAGGATTGCCAGAAACGCATCAGCACAGCAATTAACGAAGTCGTCCTGCATCCTGGTAAAGTCGCGCACATGATTGAGTTCGAAGTCTATATCGATGAGGTTTTTGCCTTCTCTCAACGTTCCGACGGCCTGATTATCTCCACACCGACCGGGTCCACCGCCTATTCACTCTCCGCTGGCGGCCCAATCCTCACACCATCGCTGGATGCTATTACCCTGGTGCCCATGTTCCCGCATACGCTTTCCGCCCGCCCGCTAGTGATTAACGGCGACAGCACCATCCGCCTGCGCTTTTCTCAACGCTGCAGCGACCTTGAAATTAGCTGCGACAGCCAGATAGCACTCCCCATTCAGGATGGTGAAGATGTGCTAATCCGCCGCTGCGATTATCATCTCAATCTCATCCATCCCAAAGACTACAGTTATTTCAATACATTAAGCACCAAGCTTGGCTGGTCGAAAAAATTGTTCTGA
- a CDS encoding cytochrome C assembly family protein: protein MPVFALLALVAYSISLALIVPGLLQKNSSWRRMAILSATIALICHAFALESRIFPGGESGQNLSLLNVGSLVSLMICTVMTIVASRNRGWLLLPIVYTFALINLAFATFMPNEYITHLETTPGMLVHIGLSLFSYATLIIAALYALQLAWIDYQLKNKRLAFSSEMPPLMSIERKMFHITQIGVVLLTLTLCTGLFYMHNLFSAENIDKAVLSIVAWFVYIVLLWGHYHEGWRGRRVVWFNVTGAGLLTLAYFGSRVLQQFMS, encoded by the coding sequence CCCTGGACTGCTGCAAAAAAATAGCAGTTGGCGGCGGATGGCGATTCTTTCCGCAACTATTGCGTTGATTTGTCACGCCTTTGCGTTGGAGTCACGCATTTTCCCCGGCGGCGAAAGCGGGCAAAACCTCAGTTTATTAAACGTGGGATCGCTGGTTAGCCTGATGATTTGCACGGTAATGACCATTGTTGCGTCACGTAATCGCGGTTGGTTATTGCTGCCTATCGTCTACACCTTCGCGTTGATCAACCTCGCTTTCGCCACCTTTATGCCGAACGAGTACATCACGCATCTGGAGACCACGCCGGGTATGTTGGTGCATATCGGCCTGTCGCTTTTCTCCTATGCTACGCTAATTATCGCAGCCCTTTACGCACTACAGTTGGCGTGGATTGACTATCAATTAAAAAATAAACGACTGGCCTTTAGCAGCGAAATGCCGCCACTCATGAGCATTGAGCGTAAAATGTTTCATATCACCCAGATCGGCGTAGTTCTGCTAACTCTGACGCTGTGTACCGGGCTGTTCTACATGCATAACCTGTTCAGTGCGGAAAATATTGATAAAGCAGTGCTGTCAATCGTGGCATGGTTCGTCTATATCGTCCTGCTTTGGGGCCACTATCATGAAGGGTGGCGCGGACGCCGGGTCGTCTGGTTCAACGTGACTGGTGCAGGGCTGCTGACGCTGGCTTACTTCGGTAGCCGCGTATTACAACAGTTCATGAGTTAA
- a CDS encoding HlyC/CorC family transporter has protein sequence MEHISTTTLIVTLIIMVIISAYFSGSETGMMTLNRYRLRHMAKQGNRQAKRVEKLLRKPDRLISLVLIGNNLVNILASALGTIVGMRLYGDVGVAIATGVLTFVVLVFAEVLPKTIAALYPEKVAYPSSFLLAPLQILMMPLVWLLNTITRVLMRMMGIKTDIVISGALSKDELRTIVNESRSQISRRNQDMLLSVLDLEKVSVDDIMVPRNEIVGIDINDDWKSIVRQLTHSPHGRIVLYRDTLDNAMSMLRVREAYRLMTEKKEFTKEVMLRAADEIYFVPEGTPLSTQLVKFQRNKKKVGLVVDEYGDIQGLVTVEDILEEIVGDFTTSMSPTLAEEVTPLNDGSVIIDGTANVREINKAFNWHLPEDEARTINGIILEALEEIPAPGTRVRIEQYDIDILDVQENMIKQVKVMPVKPIRESVAE, from the coding sequence GTGGAACATATCTCCACCACCACGCTGATCGTTACTCTGATCATTATGGTGATTATCTCGGCCTATTTCTCCGGTTCAGAAACCGGCATGATGACGCTAAACCGCTATCGTCTGCGCCATATGGCAAAACAAGGCAACCGCCAGGCAAAACGCGTCGAAAAGCTGCTACGCAAACCCGATCGTTTAATCAGCCTGGTGCTTATTGGCAATAACCTCGTCAATATCCTTGCCTCGGCGCTGGGCACCATTGTTGGTATGCGCCTGTATGGTGACGTCGGCGTCGCGATTGCCACTGGTGTCCTGACCTTTGTGGTGCTGGTGTTTGCCGAGGTGCTACCAAAAACAATTGCTGCGCTTTATCCGGAGAAGGTCGCCTATCCAAGCAGTTTCCTGCTAGCCCCTCTGCAAATACTGATGATGCCGCTGGTGTGGCTGCTCAACACTATCACCCGAGTCCTGATGCGCATGATGGGCATCAAAACCGACATCGTTATCAGTGGCGCATTAAGTAAAGATGAATTACGTACCATTGTTAATGAATCGCGATCGCAAATCTCCCGCCGTAACCAGGACATGCTGCTATCCGTGCTGGACCTGGAAAAAGTCAGCGTTGACGACATCATGGTTCCCCGCAACGAAATCGTCGGCATTGATATTAACGACGACTGGAAGTCAATTGTTCGTCAACTGACCCATTCTCCACACGGGCGCATCGTGCTGTACCGCGATACCCTCGACAACGCAATGAGCATGCTACGCGTACGCGAGGCTTATCGCCTGATGACGGAGAAAAAGGAGTTCACCAAAGAGGTAATGCTGCGCGCCGCCGACGAAATTTATTTCGTACCGGAAGGTACCCCGCTCAGCACCCAATTGGTGAAATTCCAACGTAATAAGAAGAAAGTTGGCCTGGTGGTTGATGAGTATGGCGATATTCAGGGCCTGGTGACGGTTGAAGATATCCTCGAAGAGATCGTAGGTGATTTCACAACATCAATGTCGCCAACGCTTGCAGAAGAAGTCACGCCGCTTAACGATGGCTCAGTGATTATTGACGGCACCGCCAACGTACGTGAAATTAACAAAGCGTTTAACTGGCATCTGCCAGAAGATGAAGCCCGGACGATTAACGGAATTATCCTCGAAGCTCTTGAAGAGATCCCGGCGCCAGGCACTCGCGTACGCATCGAACAGTATGATATCGATATTCTTGATGTTCAGGAGAATATGATTAAACAGGTAAAGGTGATGCCTGTGAAGCCCATTCGCGAGAGCGTTGCGGAGTAA
- a CDS encoding RnfH family protein translates to MSANIVVEVAYALPEKQYLQSVRLEVGATVEQAIVASGLLTLRDDINLAKNKVGIYSRPAKLHDEVHDGDRVEIYRPLIADPKELRRQRAEKSAGK, encoded by the coding sequence GTGTCGGCTAACATCGTTGTTGAAGTGGCCTATGCGTTGCCGGAAAAGCAGTATCTACAGAGCGTCAGGTTGGAGGTGGGAGCGACGGTTGAGCAGGCGATTGTCGCCAGCGGTCTCTTGACGTTACGCGATGATATTAATCTGGCAAAGAACAAAGTGGGCATCTATAGTCGCCCGGCAAAACTACATGATGAAGTGCATGATGGAGATCGTGTGGAAATTTATCGCCCGCTTATTGCTGACCCGAAAGAGCTGCGTCGCCAGCGGGCCGAGAAAAGCGCTGGAAAGTAA
- the smpB gene encoding SsrA-binding protein SmpB, whose protein sequence is MTKKKAHKPGSATIALNKRARHEYFIEDEYEAGLALQGWEVKSLRAGKANIGDSYVILKDGEAYLFGANFTPMAVASTHYVCDPTRTRKLLLNQRELDNLYGRINREGYTVVALSLYWKNAWCKVKIGVAKGKKQHDKRTDIKDREWAVDKARIMKHAGR, encoded by the coding sequence ATGACTAAGAAAAAAGCCCACAAACCTGGATCAGCCACCATTGCGCTGAATAAACGCGCTCGTCATGAATACTTTATCGAAGATGAATACGAGGCTGGTCTCGCCCTGCAGGGTTGGGAAGTAAAATCTCTGCGTGCAGGCAAAGCCAACATCGGCGATAGCTACGTCATCCTGAAAGATGGTGAGGCTTATCTGTTCGGCGCCAACTTTACCCCAATGGCTGTGGCCTCCACCCACTACGTCTGCGATCCGACGCGCACCCGCAAGCTACTGCTAAATCAGCGTGAGCTGGACAACCTCTATGGACGTATTAACCGTGAAGGTTACACCGTAGTTGCTCTTTCTCTTTACTGGAAAAACGCCTGGTGCAAAGTAAAAATCGGCGTAGCGAAAGGTAAGAAACAGCACGACAAGCGTACCGATATAAAAGATCGTGAGTGGGCGGTGGATAAAGCCCGGATCATGAAACACGCTGGCCGTTAA
- the bamE gene encoding outer membrane protein assembly factor BamE gives MRCKTLTAAAAVLLMLTAGCSTLERVVYRPDINQGNYLAPTDVAKIRVGMTQQQVAYALGTPMMSDPFGTNTWFYVFRQQPGHEKVTQQTLTLTFDSSGVLTNIDNKPALTTE, from the coding sequence ATGCGCTGTAAAACGCTGACTGCTGCCGCAGCGGTTCTTCTTATGTTGACCGCAGGCTGTTCCACTCTGGAACGAGTGGTTTACCGTCCTGACATCAACCAAGGTAACTATCTGGCACCGACCGATGTAGCAAAAATTCGGGTCGGCATGACACAACAACAGGTCGCCTATGCACTGGGTACTCCAATGATGTCGGATCCGTTTGGTACCAACACCTGGTTCTATGTTTTCCGTCAGCAGCCTGGGCATGAAAAAGTCACCCAGCAGACTCTCACCCTGACTTTCGACAGCAGTGGAGTGTTGACTAATATAGATAACAAACCTGCTCTGACTACCGAGTAA
- a CDS encoding type II toxin-antitoxin system RatA family toxin translates to MPQISRTALVPFSAEQMYQLVNDVKSYPDFLPGCTGSRVLELGPTQMTAAVDVSKAGISKTFTTRNTLTSNQSILMSLVDGPFKKLIGGWTFIPLSPEACKIEFHLDFEFTNKLIEMAFGRIFKELAMNMVQAFTVRAKEVYSVG, encoded by the coding sequence ATGCCTCAGATTAGCCGTACTGCGCTGGTGCCTTTCAGCGCGGAACAGATGTATCAACTCGTAAACGATGTGAAGTCCTACCCTGATTTTTTGCCTGGTTGCACCGGTAGCCGTGTGCTGGAACTTGGGCCGACGCAAATGACTGCGGCGGTTGATGTGTCCAAAGCTGGCATCAGCAAGACTTTCACTACCCGCAATACGCTAACTAGCAACCAGAGCATTTTAATGAGCCTGGTCGATGGGCCGTTCAAAAAACTGATTGGCGGCTGGACGTTTATTCCGTTAAGTCCGGAGGCGTGCAAAATTGAGTTTCATCTCGATTTTGAATTCACCAATAAGCTGATTGAAATGGCTTTTGGCCGCATCTTTAAAGAACTGGCCATGAACATGGTGCAGGCGTTTACGGTCCGTGCTAAAGAGGTCTACAGTGTCGGCTAA
- the grpE gene encoding nucleotide exchange factor GrpE, which yields MSSKEQKTPEGQAPEEIITEQHDDVEALEPEVSAEQVDPRDETIANLEAQLVEAQKREREVMLRAKADEDNLRRRTELDIEKAHKFALEKFVNELLPVIDSLDRALEVADKANPDMAPMVEGIELTLKSMLDVVRKFGVEVIADTDVPLDPNVHQAIAMVESEDVAAGKVLGVMQKGYTLNGRTIRAAMVTVAKAK from the coding sequence ATGAGTAGTAAAGAACAGAAAACGCCTGAGGGGCAAGCCCCGGAAGAAATTATCACGGAGCAGCACGACGACGTTGAGGCGCTAGAGCCTGAAGTTTCGGCTGAGCAGGTGGATCCGCGCGATGAAACCATTGCGAATCTGGAAGCACAGCTTGTTGAAGCACAGAAGCGTGAGCGTGAAGTGATGCTGCGTGCGAAAGCTGATGAAGACAACTTGCGCCGTCGTACCGAGCTGGATATTGAAAAAGCGCATAAATTCGCGCTGGAGAAGTTCGTCAATGAATTGCTGCCGGTAATCGATAGCCTGGATCGCGCACTGGAAGTGGCTGATAAAGCGAATCCGGATATGGCTCCGATGGTTGAAGGTATTGAGCTCACGTTGAAGTCAATGCTCGATGTTGTGCGTAAGTTCGGCGTGGAAGTGATTGCTGATACCGACGTGCCTTTGGATCCGAACGTGCATCAGGCCATTGCGATGGTTGAGTCTGAAGATGTCGCGGCTGGCAAGGTGCTGGGTGTGATGCAGAAGGGCTATACCCTGAATGGTCGTACTATTCGCGCTGCGATGGTGACCGTGGCGAAAGCCAAGTAA
- the recN gene encoding DNA repair protein RecN: protein MLAQLTISNFAIVRELEIDFHNGMTAITGETGAGKSIAIDALGLCLGGRAEADMVRRGASRADLCARFSLKDTPAAQRWLELNQLESGRECLLRRVISADGRSRGFINGTAVPLSQLRELGQQLIQIHGQHAHQLLTKSEHQKTLLDSYTGEYVLTQRMAEHYCQWHQSCRELAQHQQQSQERAARADLLQYQLKELNEFSPLSGEFEQIDEEYKRLANSGQLLTVCQHALTVLADGEEANLQSQLYTTKQLVNELVSMDSKLSGVLDMLEEASIQLIEATDELRHYNDRLDLDPNRLFELEQRISRQIALARKYQITPEELPAFHQALLEEQRLLDDSAGSLESLGQMVVEHHQLALDTAKQLHALRQSSADELTQLITESMHLLSMPHGVFAIDVSFDERHLTAEGADHIEFRVTTNPGQPLQSIAKVASGGELSRIALAIQVITARKMETPALIFDEVDVGISGPTAAVVGKLLRQLGESTQVMCVTHLPQVAGCGHHHFFVCKETDGEMTETHMHPLDKRARLQELARLLGGSEVTRNTLANAKELLAA, encoded by the coding sequence ATGTTGGCACAACTCACTATCAGTAATTTTGCTATCGTTCGTGAGCTGGAAATCGATTTTCACAACGGTATGACCGCCATCACCGGTGAAACCGGCGCTGGTAAATCGATCGCTATCGACGCGCTGGGGCTGTGCCTCGGCGGTCGGGCTGAAGCCGATATGGTGCGCAGAGGCGCCAGCCGTGCTGATTTATGCGCACGCTTCTCCCTGAAAGACACTCCCGCAGCTCAACGTTGGCTGGAACTGAACCAACTGGAAAGCGGACGTGAGTGTTTACTTCGCCGCGTTATTAGCGCAGACGGTCGCTCCCGCGGCTTTATCAACGGTACCGCAGTCCCTCTCTCCCAGCTTCGCGAGCTGGGTCAGCAGCTTATCCAGATCCACGGCCAGCATGCACACCAGTTACTGACTAAATCCGAACATCAGAAAACACTGCTTGATAGCTATACCGGTGAGTATGTACTTACTCAGCGTATGGCTGAACACTATTGCCAGTGGCATCAAAGCTGCCGCGAATTGGCTCAGCATCAGCAGCAAAGTCAGGAACGCGCAGCTCGTGCGGATCTGCTGCAATATCAATTGAAAGAGTTAAACGAATTCAGTCCGCTGTCGGGTGAATTTGAGCAAATTGATGAAGAGTACAAACGTCTGGCGAATAGTGGCCAACTCTTGACCGTCTGCCAACATGCGCTAACGGTGCTAGCAGATGGTGAAGAAGCCAATCTGCAAAGCCAGCTTTATACCACTAAACAGCTGGTAAATGAGTTGGTTAGTATGGATAGCAAACTTTCAGGGGTGCTGGATATGCTGGAAGAGGCGTCTATCCAGCTCATCGAAGCCACCGATGAGCTACGCCATTATAACGACCGTCTCGATCTCGATCCGAACCGTCTGTTTGAGTTGGAACAGCGTATCTCCCGACAAATTGCCCTGGCACGTAAGTATCAGATTACGCCCGAAGAACTTCCGGCATTCCATCAGGCTTTGCTGGAAGAGCAGCGTCTTCTGGACGATAGCGCAGGTTCTCTGGAATCCCTCGGTCAAATGGTAGTCGAGCACCATCAGTTAGCGCTGGATACGGCAAAGCAACTGCACGCCCTGCGCCAGAGCAGTGCCGATGAGCTGACCCAACTGATTACGGAGAGTATGCACTTACTTTCCATGCCGCACGGTGTGTTCGCCATTGATGTCTCGTTTGATGAACGTCACCTTACCGCCGAAGGTGCAGACCATATAGAATTCCGAGTGACCACAAACCCCGGGCAACCGCTACAGTCGATAGCCAAAGTCGCTTCCGGAGGCGAACTCTCTCGTATCGCGCTGGCGATTCAGGTTATCACCGCACGGAAAATGGAAACGCCGGCATTGATTTTCGATGAGGTGGATGTCGGTATTAGCGGTCCGACAGCAGCAGTAGTTGGCAAACTGCTGCGCCAGTTAGGTGAATCAACCCAAGTGATGTGTGTAACCCATCTACCTCAGGTGGCGGGCTGCGGTCATCATCATTTCTTCGTCTGTAAGGAAACCGATGGGGAGATGACGGAAACGCATATGCACCCTCTGGATAAACGTGCACGTTTGCAGGAATTAGCCCGTCTGCTAGGCGGTAGCGAGGTCACCCGCAACACCCTGGCAAACGCGAAAGAGTTGCTCGCTGCGTAA